One Eubacterium sp. AB3007 genomic window, TACATTCTTAATATCCTTCATGTTCCTACCTTTCCGGGTCCGGCGAATCCACCAACCCAACGATCCTTCATATATATTCTTATTTACTTATATAAGCAACCACCATGCCAACGGACCGGTTCCTTCAGATTTCAACCTTTTCACCTATCCTCACACCTATCAGGCAGTCGCAAAAAAACAACATGTCTCAGTTTCGCAACTAAAAAGTTGTGTAACCGAGACATCCCCTCATGGTCAAATCAGACATACTTCACATATTGGTCATGCAGCGCAGTCAGACCCTCGCATTGCCTAACCAAGCCGCTTCTTCAATTGCCGACGCATCACAATGTGATCTCCATCCCAGGGAGCACGTCCCTCTTCCATATACATGTAAGGTTCGTCCCCTTTGCCCAGAATCAACACCACATCGCCGGTATTGGCCATATCCAGCAAGGCGCCGATGGCCTCCTCCCGATCCAGGATCACCTGATAAGGACAGCCTGCCCTTTCCACGCCCACAGCTAATTCTCTGGCCACCTCTGCGGGATCTGCATCCCGAGGATCCTCCAGAGTCAGCACGATCCCGTCACAGTAGCGCCCCGCAATCTCCCCCATAACAGGGCGTTTCTCGATATCCCGTTTGCCGGGGCATCCGAACCCCGCGTAGATGTGACCGTCCTTTCCGGCTATTTCCCTGGCAAACTGAAAGATCTTCTCATAGCCATCCGGGGTGTGTGCATAGTCCACGATGGCCATAAAGTCCTGGCCCTCGTCAATAATCTCCATACGCCCCTCCACCTGGGGGATAGAGTCTGCCCGGGCGATGATATCTGCCAGAGGCATACCCATCTCATGCATGGCGGCCATGGCTGACAGCAGATTGCTCACGTTGTACTTGGCAAGCAGGTTGGTCTTCACCGGATAATGCTCACCGCCGTGCTCCAGCACGAAGGACGTCCCCCGCTGTCCATATTCCAGTTCCCTTGCCACATAGTCCGCCGGCGTATCAATACCATAGGTCACATACCGGCAGGCACAGACCTCCTTCAACAGATCGATACTGGCTGCATCATCCGCATTCAGCACCGCCACACCAGAAGGCTTGATACCGCGGAACAGCAGGCTCTTCGCCTGCATGTAGTTTTCCATGGTCTTGTGGTAATCCAGATGATCCCAGGTCATGTTGGTGAAGATAGCGCAGTCAAAATCCACCTTCTCCACACGCCGCATGGCCAGCCCGTGAGAACTGACCTCCATGGCCACGGCCTCCGCGCCCCGTTTGCGCATCTCTGCCAGATCGCTGTGGACCTCGATCACATCCGGGGTGGTCAGAGACGGAAGCACGTCCATGTCCCCGAACCGCACACCGTTTGTCCCCATGTAGCCACAGGGCGCATAACCACCGTAGATCCACTCGATTATGCTGGATACAGTGGTCTTGCCATTGGTGCCGGTGACCCCGAACACGGTCATCTCCCGGCTGGGACTTCCGTAGAAAAGATCACTGAGCCGCCCCTGCTCCCCCTTCACATCGTCACACTGAAAGAACACTGGCATTACCCCGCCCCCGTACTGAGAAACGTCTACCGGCTCACTATGCACCACGGCAACAGCCCCGTTTTTGACAGCACTTCCGATGAACTTATGTCCGTCCAGAGCCGTACCCTTGATGGCAAAGAATATGTTCCCGGGTCTTACACTCCGGGAATCCACAGAGAGACCGGTCACCTCCAGGGCCGGTGCTCCCTCAAACATTTCGCTAAGATACATAGGTTCCCTCCTACTTCGCCTTGATGCTCCCGGCGTACTCAAATGCCGGCATCAGGGAGAGCTTGAACAGGTTTACTTTGTGACGATGGTCGATGTTGGCCTTCACCTCCGGATCCTCGCAGACACCGGTCCGGATGTAGCGATCCAGAGCATCATAGGTGAAGCCCAGGTTCTCTTCATCCGTAAGAGGGGTCAGACCGTCAATGGGAACTTTGTAGACCAGGTCGTGAGGCAGCCCCAGGACTTCGCCCACCGCACGCACCTCCTGAACCGTCAGTCTGCAAAGTGGAGAGAAATCTCCGGCGCCGTCGCCGTAGCGGGTGTTGTAGCCCACCCAGTCTTCTGACAAATTGCAGGTGTTGGCTACCCTGCCATTTCTGGACTGTGCTACTGCATAGGTCGCCGCCATCCGCAGCCTGGCCGGCAGATTGGTAATGGTCTGCGCAGAAGGCTCTGCCCCCATCTGTGTACGCATCTCCTCCAGGATTCCATCAAAAGCCGCGCGGATGTTCAGGATCACGTGGTCGATGCCCAGATGCGCCACCAGTTTCTGGCTGGCGTCGATATCCGCCTGCTCTCCATTAGGGAGCAGCACGCCGAACACTCGCTCCCTGCCCAGCGCTTCTACACAAAGCCCTGCGACCACAGAACTGTCCTTGCCGCCGCTGATCGCCACCACCGCATTGCAGCCCGGTCCGTTCTCTTCAAAAAAGTCTCTTATCCACTGTACGATCTCATCCTTGACACGAACAGGATCGAAATGATCATCATAATACTTACCCATACTGACACTCCTTTGTAATCTCATCTGCACCTATTCTATCACATTCCATGCGGTTTCACAATTTCTTCCCTCATATTTTACTTCACCTAGCTTCCAGAACATGGTATACTTAAGCATATAAGATAACGTTCCGACCGAAAGGAGTCATTATGCAATATAAAATCATCGGGGACAACTTCCCTACCGTCATCTGCAATCTGAACGCAGGAGAGAAAATGATCACCGAGAGTGGTGCCATGGCATGGATGAGTCCCAACATGAAGATGGAAACTGTTGGCGGCGGCGTCAAGAAAGCCCTTGGACGTATGTTCTCCGGCGACACACTGTTCCAGAACCACTATACCGCGCAGGGCGGGCCTGGTGAGATTGCCTTCGCCTCCTCCTTCCCTGGCAAGATCGTCCCCATTGAGCTCAAACCAGGCATGGAATTCATCGTTCAGAAGTCTGCCTTCCTGGCCAGCGAGACCGGTGTCAATCTGGACATCTTCTTCCGCAAGAAATTAGGCGCTGGCCTTTTCGGCGGCGAGGGATTCATCATGCAGAAACTGTCTGGACAGGGAATCTGCTTCATCGAGATCGACGGTGCCCTCCACGAGTACACACTGGCTGCTGGCCAGAGCATCGTCATCGACACCGGTTACCTGGCCGGCATGGATGCCACCTGCACCATGGATATTCAGTCGGTTCCCGGCGTGAAGAACATGCTGCTGGGCGGAGAGGGGATCTTCAACACCGTGGTCCACGGTCCTGGCAGAGTTCTTCTGCAGACCATGCCGATCAACGCCGTAGCAGGCGCACTGAACCCTTACATCATCACTTCCAACTAGTTTTTTCAGCCCGCCCCGCGGCGGGCCTTTTTTCAGGCACCAGAGCCTGCCATACAGGAGAAATATGTATAGAAACATGATCAAAGACAGCAAACGCATTGTCATCAAAGTAGGCACCAGCACCCTGACCCACGAAAACGGGAAACTGAACCTCCGCCGGATCGGCGATCTATGTCGTGTGATCACCGATCTGCACAACGCCGGCCGGGACATCATCCTGGTCACCTCCGGCGCCATCGGCGTGGGCATGGGCAAGCTGGGGATCGAGCGGCGTCCGGTGAGCCGGATCCAGCGCCAGGCGCTGGCGGCAGTTGGACAGTGCGAGCTGATGTTTATCTATGACAAACTTTTCGGAGAATTCAACCAGACGGTCGCCCAGGTGCTGGTGAACGCAGAAGCGGTGGACGAGCCTGTCTCCAGGCAGAACGTGCTGAATACCTTTGAGCAGTTGTTGGAGATCGGTGTCATCCCAATCGTAAACGAAAACGACACCGTCGGCACCGCGGAGCTGGATGGACACAGCATCGGGGATAACGATACTCTATCCGCCATCGTAGCCACGCTGATCGATGCAGACGCGCTGGCTATCCTGACGGACATCGACGGGCTTTTCGACAAGAATCCCGCCAAGGATCCCACTGCCAGATTGATCCCCGTCGTACCGGAGATCACTCCGGAAATCATCAAGCTGGCCGGCAAACCCGGTTCCCGGCTGGGAACCGGTGGAATGGCCACCAAGGTGAGCGCAGCAGATATTACGACCATGGCAGGGATCCCCTGCTGTGTGCTGGCGGGAAACGACACAGATAACCTGTACCGTCTCTTCGACGGCGAAGAGATCGGTACTCTGTTTTTACCAAAGGAGTAACCAATGAGCGAACTTACGACCATGGGCAACCGCGCCAGAGAAGCCGCTCGCCTTCTTCGTGTCGCGAGCGACGGAGCCAAATCCTCAGCGCTCCGTTCCATCGCCCAAGCGTTGATCGAGCATACCGACGAGATCCTGGCGGCCAATGCGAAAGACCTGTCTGCTGCCAGAGAAACCGGTATGAGCCAATCTATGTTGGATCGTCTGGCCCTCTCCCGGGATCGGATCCAGGGGATGGCTGATGGTGTAGAAGCGGTGGCCGATTGGCCGGATCCAGTGGGCCACATCCAGGAAGAGTATACGCTACCAAACGGCATTCTTGTTCGCAAGGTCAGCGTACCTCTTGGCGTTGTGGGAATCATCTTTGAGTCCCGCCCCAACGTCACCAGTGACTGTGCCGCCCTCTGCATTCGGGCTGGCAATGCCTGCATCCTGCGCGGCGGCAAGGAAGCCTTTCAATCAAACAGCAAGATCACTGAGATCATGCGAAATGCCCTGGCAGTCACCGACATCCCAGAGGACGCGGTGCAGCTGGTCATGGATACAGACCGCCGTTCTGCCAAGGAACTGATGGAAATGACTGGCTATATCGATGTACTGATCCCCCGCGGCGGAGCCGGACTGATCCGCAGCGTGGTGGACAACGCCAAGGTCCCCGTGATCGAAACCGGAGCAGGCAACTGCCACATCTATGTGGACAAAGCCGCGAACATCGAAATGGCTGCCGACATCGTGGTGAATGCCAAGACCTCCCGGCCTTCCGTTTGCAATGCGGCGGAGCACCTGCTGGTGCATCGGGACATCGCCGAAGAGGCGCTCCCGGTGATCGCTTCCAGACTTCGGGAGAAGGATGTCGAACTTCATGTGGATGCTGCGGCGGGCGCGATCCTTCGTGGCGGATCCGACGTGCTCCCCGCCACCGATGCAGATTGGGGCACCGAATACATCGCCCTGACCATGGGCATCAAGATCGTAGATTCACTGGAGGAAGCCGTCGACCACATCGAACGCTGGTCTACGCACCACAGTGACTGCATCGTAACGGATGACCAGGAGGCGGCCGACCGGTTCCTGGCTGGTGTGGACTCCGCTGCCGTCTATCACAACGCTTCCACCAGATTTACCGACGGCGGGGAGATGGGCCTGGGGGCAGAGATCGGGATCTCCACCCAAAAGCTTCATGCCCGCGGTCCCATGGGGGTCAACCAACTGGTAACCTACAAGTACACCCTGTGCGGGAATGGACAGATACGCTAGCGATATTCAAATTTTTCCAGGAGGATCATCATGAGAACACAGACAAAAAGAATTCCTTTCATCTTTCTCGTTGTTGCCATCACCCTTGTCTTCAGCATGGCTTTGTCTACGGAAACGTCGGCTGCAAAGACAAAGAAAATGAAGCTCCCCACCAAGATCACCTGCTACGCCTACACGGGCGGCAAATGGGCAGCGCAGAACACCCTCACCTACAGCTACAACAGCAAGGGCGATGTGATCAGCGGATCGGACAAGGACTACCATTTCAAGGTTTCCTACAAATACAAGAAGGGGAAGAAGACCAAGGCGACCGTCACGGGCAACGGCATAGCCGGCACTTTCACCTTCGACAAGAAGGGACGGATCAAGAAGTTCAGGGACAGCGATGGTGATACCACCGTATACCGCTATGGCAAGAAGAATAAATGGTTCTCATTTGGTGAAAAAGGCGGAGAATATGACAAGTACGTCTTTTCTTACAAAAAGAAAGCCCTGGTCAAAGCGAAGATATATACCGAAGAAGGCTATTCTGAAACCCTCCATTACAAGAACAACCTTCTGACCAGGTTCGGAATCCGTGAGACGGTCACCTACAAGATGAACGGCGCCTATGTGAGCACGATGTTCACCAAAAACGATTCTGGAAAGAAATACAAATTCGTGTACCAGTACGGAAACGCCAAGGCACCTAAATCCCGTTACTACAAGATACTCAACGGCGATGAGCGCGCCATGATCCCGGTCCTCATCGACAGTCCGCATACCAGAACGCTGTTGGATGAGCTCTAGGAAGCCGTTTTCCACACATACCAGTTATTTTGTGATTTTTCACAAAAACTATTGACATTCTTCGTCCATTGATGTAACATACATACATAATTCAATAACCCCTAAACCAATGAGGGAGAGTGAGTAGGCTTTGTGCCCTGCTTCTGAGAGAGCCGCCGACGGTGAGATGGCGGTAGGTAAGAGCAAGGCTGAATGGACTCCTGAGGGCGAACCGAACGGGCAGGATCCCAAGTAGGCGAGACGGAGAACAAACTTCGTGACCAAACTGAGCATATGATGGTATGCGCAAGAGCGGGCGTGTCAAGCGCCAAGCCGGGTGGCACCGCAGGAGAACTATACCCCTGTCCCAGCAGATCGTTGGGACAGGGGTTTTTGCTTTACAAGGAGGTAAGAAATGTCAAAGAAAACTAGCACCATTCCATACAAGATCTATCTCGAAGAGAGCGAGATGCCGACCCAGTACTACAACATGCGGGCGGACATGAAGAAGAAACCGGCCCCTCTGGTGAATCCGGGTACAGGGCAGCCGATGACCAGAGAAGAACTCTGCGGAGTCTTCTGCGAGGAACTGGTGGAGCAGGAACTGGATGATACCACACCGTTCATCGAGATCCCTAAGGAAATCCGGGACTTTTACAAGATGTATCGGCCTTCTCCCCTGGTGCGCGCTTACTGTCTGGAGGAGAAACTGGACACACCGGCCCACATCTACTATAAGTTCGAGGGGAATAACACCAGCGGCTCCCATAAGCTGAATTCCGCCATCGCCCAGGCTTACTATGCTAAGAAGCAGGGACTCAAGGGAGTCACCACGGAGACCGGTGCCGGCCAGTGGGGCACCGCCCTTTCCATGGCCTGCAGCTACCTGGACATGGATCTGAAGGTGTATATGGTGAAGGTGAGTTATGAGCAAAAGCCCTTCCGCAGAGAGGTCATGCGCACCTATGGCGCAGAGGTCACGCCCTCTCCATCCATGACCACGGAGATCGGAAAGAAGATCAACGCGGAGCATCCGGGCACCACCGGATCACTTGGCTGCGCCATCTCTGAGGCGGTAGAATATGCTGTCTCCCATGAGGGTTACAGATATGTGCTGGGCAGTGTGCTGAATCAGGTCCTCCTGCACCAGAGTGTCATCGGTCTGGAGACCAAGGCGGCGCTGGACAAGTACGGGATCAAGCCCGACATGATCATCGGATGTGCCGGTGGAGGATCCAATCTGGGTGGACTCATTGCGCCCTTTATGGGAGAAAAACTCAGGGGAGAAGCAGATTATGAGATCCTGGCCATCGAACCAGCCTCCTGCCCCAGCTTTACCAGAGGGATCTATGCCTATGACTTTTGCGACACCGGGGAGATCTGCCCCCTGGCCAAGATGTATACGTTGGGCAGCCAGTTCATCCCCTCGGCCAACCACGCAGGCGGCCTCAGGTTCCACGGGATGAGCACGACTTTGTCTGAGCTGTATGATCAGGGCCTGATGAGTGCCAGAGCCTACGAGCAGACAGAGGTGTTTGCAGCGGCTGAGCAATTCGCCCGTATCGAGGGGATCCTTCCCGCCCCGGAGAGCAGCCACGCCATCAAGGCCGCCATCGACGAAGCTCTGAAATGCAAGGAAACCGGCGAAGAGAAGACCATCGTCTTCGGCCTCACCGGCACCGGCTACTTCGATCTGAAGGCCTACGAACAGTTCAATGACGGCACCATGACCGACCACATCCCGACGGACGAGGAACTGGCCGAGGCGAGGAAATGCCTGCCTCAGGTATCTGCGGTGTAAGGTTCTGTCTGCCTTCAACATGGGGCTGCTTCCCAAAGCATTGAAACATGCCGATGGCAGCAGCCCCATAAAACGAGGAAGTCTCACTATCCCTGAAGTCAATCCAGCTCAGCTGGATGCCCCTCTCTCTTCGCCATTCTTTTTCTATGCCAAACAAGCATGGCCGTCAGTAGGATCAGTGCCACCAGAACAAGTCCGATCCAGATGGAGAAGGGCGTTCTGTCGCCGGTCTTCACATATGTGGCAGATCTCTTCGCTTTCTTCTTTTTACCTCCGGTGACCCCTTTCTTCTCCTTATCCTGATCGACTCCCTTCACCTCAGTTTCCGTAACAGGCTCTGTAACAGGCTCATATATTCCCCCCGGTATACATCGAAGAACGATCCCCCGTTTTTTTCCAGTTCAAAATAATCACAAGGAATCTTGTCCGGCACCACACCGATCATGCCGCGTTGCCTGATCAATGCTTCGCTTCGGTCAACACGCGAGAAGACCTGCGCCAGATCCGTCTTCAGATTCTTCAGATAAGATGCCTTCTTCCGAAGATCCTGATCCCCCCACAGTACAGACACGAGTTCCTGGTTCGTACACATGGCGCCGCGCCGATCGATCAGATACGCCAGAAGTTCCTTAGTTTTCTGGTAACGGAAAGCGACAGGCCTCCCCTCCACAAAGCATTCAAAAGCCCCGAAAGTCCGAATATAGAAATCCGGTTTCTCCTTCGATCGCTGCTCCACACCGTACTCCTGATTCCAGTGGAACTCCCAGTTGATCTTTTCTTCCGTGACAGGCCTTACGATATATCCGGACACGTGAAGTTGAAATGCCTTCATCGTGTACTTTTCGTTTCCAGCCAGCACCACGACCCTCGTTTGTCTGGAGACTTCAACGATCCTTTCTTCCAATGACGGACAACCGTTTTCGATCCATTCCGCATCGAAAAAAATATACTCATAGGGACTCTCCACCGTCCTCTTCAACATACTGTTCACATCACGCGCGATGTGGACCGAGCATCCTCTTCTCATGATGATGTTCTTCATATACTCGGCTTCGTTGTAATCTGTAAGGCCGATCAGGACCAACATTTTCGGCACCTCCTCGATTTACACGTTGAAGTCAATTATACCAACACAATCAGCACAAAATAGACATCCTTTAGTTATTAATAAGACATACACCGCAAGTCATTTTTCTAATCATTATCGTAAAAAAAAACTGCCAGATGGCAGATTTTTTAGACGGGTCGTCACACCCTCAATCTTGTCCCCTCGCCATGGACATGAACACCGCTGCCACCCCCAGCGCGATGAAAATACAGAAGGTCACATGCAGTGTCTGAACCAGTTCCTGCGCACTGACCGCGTCCAACGCCCTGTTTCCCAGATAACTGCCAGCCACCAATGTGACGATAGCCATGCTGGAAGCGTGCCCATAGGTCCGCATGGTAGCCAGGATGGAGTTGGCCACACTCAGATCCTTCTTCTCCACACGTGCCATGATAGCATTGGTATTGGGTGAGGAGAAGAGCGCAAACCCAAACCCCTCGATGACCAGTGCGATGAGCACATACCACAGGGGTGTCTCTGTCTTCAGAAAAGCAAACAGGATCAGTCCTATCACACAGAAGCACATGCCCGTACTGGCCAGTTTCCAGGGCGGTACCCGATCTGAAAGTTTCCCCATCATCGGAGAGAATATAGCCTGCACAACAGGCATGGTGATCAGGATCAACCCGGCTGTCTGTGAATTGTACCCCATATCCACCTGCAGATAGATACTGACCAGGTAACTGATGGCAAAGGTGGCCCCATAGTTCAGCATAGCAGCAAAATTGGAGAGCGTATAAACCCTGTCTCTGGTGAACATGGAAAGTCGGATCACCGGCTCCACTGCTCGGTTCTCCACAAAGATAAACAACACGAAGAGAAGGAGTCCTGTTACCAGAAAGAGCTTACTCATCAGACCTCCGGTAAAGGTGCTGAACCCATACAGGCTCATCCCCACGGAGCCGATGAACAGCAGACTCCCTGTTACATCCGGCCGGGTCTTGCTCTGTGGTCTGTCCGCTGGCGCCGCCCGCAGCGACAGCAGGAAAGACGCCACGCAGGCGATGGCTGTCACCGCGAAGATAGACCGCCACCCCAGGTTGTGGTTCAGAACTCCTCCCAGCACCGGTCCCAGTGATAGTCCGGTGTATACCGCTGCCGTGGACAGTCCCAGTACCCTGCCCCGTTCCTGCGGCGGATAGGAGGCAATCAGCATGGCGTTGTTGGTAGAGAAGATCATCGATCCTGCCACCCCCTGCAAAACACGCAGTACAAGCAGCATTCGGATAGAGACAGCAAAGCAACTGGCCAGAGATACGAGGCCCATCAAGCTGATCCCGATCATGAGGATGCGTTTTCGGCCAGTGGCATCCGCCAGTTTCCCCATCGGAACGCTGAGGGAACTCACCGTCAACATATAGGCGGTTACGATCCATCCAATCGTCACGGCACTGGTATGAAACTCTGCTTCCAAAGTCGGAACACAGAGATTGATGGCGCTTCCCAGAAAAGTGGTGATAAGTGCTGTCACCACTGTCATTCGTAGAGTATTCTTCTGTTGCTCTGCCGTATATTCCATGTCTGTCCCCTGTTGAAAGCGCGCCGCACTGTGGGTGTCGCGGCGCGCAAGGCATTCTATTTCTTGACGAATTCCGAGTAGATGGCCTTGATGGCTTCTCGGAAGTTGTTCTCTTCGATTCCGATCAGCATACTGATCCCATCCACGCCATAGTCAAGCAGCTTCACGTTGATCTGCTCAGCCGCCAGCGCTGTCAGGATCCTCACGCTGACTCCCGGAGAGACTGCCATGTGCCGGCTGACGATGGCGATGGTCGCAAGACCATCCGTGATGCTGACTTTGTCCGCGTCGATGGCCGTCCGAAGCTTCTC contains:
- a CDS encoding UDP-N-acetylmuramoyl-L-alanyl-D-glutamate--2,6-diaminopimelate ligase codes for the protein MYLSEMFEGAPALEVTGLSVDSRSVRPGNIFFAIKGTALDGHKFIGSAVKNGAVAVVHSEPVDVSQYGGGVMPVFFQCDDVKGEQGRLSDLFYGSPSREMTVFGVTGTNGKTTVSSIIEWIYGGYAPCGYMGTNGVRFGDMDVLPSLTTPDVIEVHSDLAEMRKRGAEAVAMEVSSHGLAMRRVEKVDFDCAIFTNMTWDHLDYHKTMENYMQAKSLLFRGIKPSGVAVLNADDAASIDLLKEVCACRYVTYGIDTPADYVARELEYGQRGTSFVLEHGGEHYPVKTNLLAKYNVSNLLSAMAAMHEMGMPLADIIARADSIPQVEGRMEIIDEGQDFMAIVDYAHTPDGYEKIFQFAREIAGKDGHIYAGFGCPGKRDIEKRPVMGEIAGRYCDGIVLTLEDPRDADPAEVARELAVGVERAGCPYQVILDREEAIGALLDMANTGDVVLILGKGDEPYMYMEEGRAPWDGDHIVMRRQLKKRLG
- the nadE gene encoding NAD(+) synthase, whose product is MGKYYDDHFDPVRVKDEIVQWIRDFFEENGPGCNAVVAISGGKDSSVVAGLCVEALGRERVFGVLLPNGEQADIDASQKLVAHLGIDHVILNIRAAFDGILEEMRTQMGAEPSAQTITNLPARLRMAATYAVAQSRNGRVANTCNLSEDWVGYNTRYGDGAGDFSPLCRLTVQEVRAVGEVLGLPHDLVYKVPIDGLTPLTDEENLGFTYDALDRYIRTGVCEDPEVKANIDHRHKVNLFKLSLMPAFEYAGSIKAK
- a CDS encoding TIGR00266 family protein; translation: MQYKIIGDNFPTVICNLNAGEKMITESGAMAWMSPNMKMETVGGGVKKALGRMFSGDTLFQNHYTAQGGPGEIAFASSFPGKIVPIELKPGMEFIVQKSAFLASETGVNLDIFFRKKLGAGLFGGEGFIMQKLSGQGICFIEIDGALHEYTLAAGQSIVIDTGYLAGMDATCTMDIQSVPGVKNMLLGGEGIFNTVVHGPGRVLLQTMPINAVAGALNPYIITSN
- the proB gene encoding glutamate 5-kinase, which produces MYRNMIKDSKRIVIKVGTSTLTHENGKLNLRRIGDLCRVITDLHNAGRDIILVTSGAIGVGMGKLGIERRPVSRIQRQALAAVGQCELMFIYDKLFGEFNQTVAQVLVNAEAVDEPVSRQNVLNTFEQLLEIGVIPIVNENDTVGTAELDGHSIGDNDTLSAIVATLIDADALAILTDIDGLFDKNPAKDPTARLIPVVPEITPEIIKLAGKPGSRLGTGGMATKVSAADITTMAGIPCCVLAGNDTDNLYRLFDGEEIGTLFLPKE
- a CDS encoding glutamate-5-semialdehyde dehydrogenase; this translates as MSELTTMGNRAREAARLLRVASDGAKSSALRSIAQALIEHTDEILAANAKDLSAARETGMSQSMLDRLALSRDRIQGMADGVEAVADWPDPVGHIQEEYTLPNGILVRKVSVPLGVVGIIFESRPNVTSDCAALCIRAGNACILRGGKEAFQSNSKITEIMRNALAVTDIPEDAVQLVMDTDRRSAKELMEMTGYIDVLIPRGGAGLIRSVVDNAKVPVIETGAGNCHIYVDKAANIEMAADIVVNAKTSRPSVCNAAEHLLVHRDIAEEALPVIASRLREKDVELHVDAAAGAILRGGSDVLPATDADWGTEYIALTMGIKIVDSLEEAVDHIERWSTHHSDCIVTDDQEAADRFLAGVDSAAVYHNASTRFTDGGEMGLGAEIGISTQKLHARGPMGVNQLVTYKYTLCGNGQIR
- a CDS encoding TrpB-like pyridoxal phosphate-dependent enzyme; amino-acid sequence: MSKKTSTIPYKIYLEESEMPTQYYNMRADMKKKPAPLVNPGTGQPMTREELCGVFCEELVEQELDDTTPFIEIPKEIRDFYKMYRPSPLVRAYCLEEKLDTPAHIYYKFEGNNTSGSHKLNSAIAQAYYAKKQGLKGVTTETGAGQWGTALSMACSYLDMDLKVYMVKVSYEQKPFRREVMRTYGAEVTPSPSMTTEIGKKINAEHPGTTGSLGCAISEAVEYAVSHEGYRYVLGSVLNQVLLHQSVIGLETKAALDKYGIKPDMIIGCAGGGSNLGGLIAPFMGEKLRGEADYEILAIEPASCPSFTRGIYAYDFCDTGEICPLAKMYTLGSQFIPSANHAGGLRFHGMSTTLSELYDQGLMSARAYEQTEVFAAAEQFARIEGILPAPESSHAIKAAIDEALKCKETGEEKTIVFGLTGTGYFDLKAYEQFNDGTMTDHIPTDEELAEARKCLPQVSAV
- a CDS encoding LPXTG cell wall anchor domain-containing protein, producing the protein MKGVDQDKEKKGVTGGKKKKAKRSATYVKTGDRTPFSIWIGLVLVALILLTAMLVWHRKRMAKREGHPAELD
- a CDS encoding response regulator: MLVLIGLTDYNEAEYMKNIIMRRGCSVHIARDVNSMLKRTVESPYEYIFFDAEWIENGCPSLEERIVEVSRQTRVVVLAGNEKYTMKAFQLHVSGYIVRPVTEEKINWEFHWNQEYGVEQRSKEKPDFYIRTFGAFECFVEGRPVAFRYQKTKELLAYLIDRRGAMCTNQELVSVLWGDQDLRKKASYLKNLKTDLAQVFSRVDRSEALIRQRGMIGVVPDKIPCDYFELEKNGGSFFDVYRGEYMSLLQSLLRKLR
- a CDS encoding MFS transporter, translated to MEYTAEQQKNTLRMTVVTALITTFLGSAINLCVPTLEAEFHTSAVTIGWIVTAYMLTVSSLSVPMGKLADATGRKRILMIGISLMGLVSLASCFAVSIRMLLVLRVLQGVAGSMIFSTNNAMLIASYPPQERGRVLGLSTAAVYTGLSLGPVLGGVLNHNLGWRSIFAVTAIACVASFLLSLRAAPADRPQSKTRPDVTGSLLFIGSVGMSLYGFSTFTGGLMSKLFLVTGLLLFVLFIFVENRAVEPVIRLSMFTRDRVYTLSNFAAMLNYGATFAISYLVSIYLQVDMGYNSQTAGLILITMPVVQAIFSPMMGKLSDRVPPWKLASTGMCFCVIGLILFAFLKTETPLWYVLIALVIEGFGFALFSSPNTNAIMARVEKKDLSVANSILATMRTYGHASSMAIVTLVAGSYLGNRALDAVSAQELVQTLHVTFCIFIALGVAAVFMSMARGQD